The DNA window ATGCCATTCTTCTCCAGCACCTTCACCGCGGCCACGTTCACCGATTCCTCCAGGGCCTGCTGGTAGGTGATGGGGCCGCGGAACTTGCGGTCGTAGTTGTCCGGCTTCCACGGCTTGCCGTTGCGTCCGGCGGGAAACTCGATCGGGGAATCGTCGACGACGCTGGCCGGCGTCTGCCCGGCTTCGAGCGCGGCGAGATAGACGAAGGCCTTGAACGCCGAACCGGGCTGACGCCGGGCCTGGACCGCGCGGTTGAACTCGCTCTTGAAGAAGTCGTAGCCGCCGACCATCGCCTTGATGTAGCCGGTCTGCGGATCGATGGCGAGCAGCGCGCCCTCGGGACGCTCGGGGACCCGCTCCGGAGCGGCCGGAGTCTTGTCCTTGGTCGCCGCGACCCGCCGCGACTCCAGCGCCTTGAGCCCCTCGCGGAGCGAGCGCTCGGCCTTGACCTGCATCACCGGCGACAGCGTGGTGTAGACGTGCATGCCGCCCTTGAAGACCAGATCGGCGCCGTACTGGGCCTCGAGCTGCTGCTGCACGTACTCGAGGTAGTACTGGCCGGTGGTGCGACGGCGCTCGGGCGGGATGAGCCCGAGGGCGGAATCGGCCGCCTTCTTCGCGGCGGGCTGGGCCAACATCCCCACGTCCACCATGCGGGCGAGCACGGTGGCGCGGCGTCGCTTCGCGGCCTCGGGATGCTCGAACGGCGAGTAGGTCGACGGCGCCTTCGGCAGGCCGGCGAGCAGCGTGCACTCGGAGAGAGTCAGGTCGCTGACCGACTTGCCGTAGAAGGTCCGGGCCGCCGCCTCGACGCCGAAGGCACCGTGGCCGAAGTATATCTGGTTCAGATACATCTCGAAGATGCGGTCCTTCGAGTAGCGCCGCTCCAGCTCGAGCGCGAGCACCGCCTCCTTCAACTTCCGTTCGAGACTCTTGTCCGGGGTGAGGAACAGGACCTTGGCCAGCTGCTGGGTGATGGTGCTGCCCCCCTCGACGATGCGGCCCCGGCGGAAGTTCTGGTACACCGCGCGGGCGATGCCCATCGGGTCCACCCCGTGGTGGGAATAGAAGCGGGAATCCTCGGTGGCGAGGACGGCTTCACGCAGCGACTTCGGGATCTGGGCGAGCGGCACGAAAATCCGGCGCTCGACGTGGAACTCGGTGATCAGCTCATCGTTGTCGTCGTAGACCTTGGTGCCGTCGCTCGCATTGAAGCTCTCGAGCTGGGAGACCGACGGGAGAGAGCCGGGCAGGATAGTGAGCACCCAGAAGGCGGAAGCGGCGATGGCGAGGCCGCTCACGAGGACGAGGACCAGCAGCCCCATCAGCGTCCAGCGAAGCCAGCGCCGCCCCCGGACCGCGGCGCGTTTGGAGGGTCGGCCTCCCGCCATGGATTGTTATTATACAGGCGTGAAGATACCTGCCAGCGTCGATCAACAGCTCGCCCGCATCCGGCGGGGCGCAGCCGAGATCATCGTCGAAACAGAGCTGCGCGCCAAGCTGGAGCGCTCGCTGAAGACCGCGACGCCGCTCCGGGTCAAGCTGGGTCTGGATCCCACCGCGCCGGATCTGCACCTGGGCCACACCGTGGTCCTCCAGAAGCTGCGCGACTTCCAGGATCTCGGGCACCAGATCATCATCATCATCGGCGACTTCACCGGGATGATCGGCGATCCCACCGGACGCTCGGAGACGCGGCGGCCGCTGACGTGGGACGAGATTCGCGAGAATGCGGAGACGTACAAGGCCCAGCTCGGCAAGGTGCTCGACATGGCGCGCACGCAGGTGCGCTTCAACTCGGAGTGGCTGGGCCCGCTCAGCTTCGAGCAGATCATCCGCGAGACGGCGCACCTGACGGTGGCGCGCATCCTCCAGCGCGAAGACTTCGCGGCACGCTACGCCGACGGCCGGCCCATCAGCCTGCACG is part of the Candidatus Methylomirabilota bacterium genome and encodes:
- a CDS encoding PBP1A family penicillin-binding protein, yielding MAGGRPSKRAAVRGRRWLRWTLMGLLVLVLVSGLAIAASAFWVLTILPGSLPSVSQLESFNASDGTKVYDDNDELITEFHVERRIFVPLAQIPKSLREAVLATEDSRFYSHHGVDPMGIARAVYQNFRRGRIVEGGSTITQQLAKVLFLTPDKSLERKLKEAVLALELERRYSKDRIFEMYLNQIYFGHGAFGVEAAARTFYGKSVSDLTLSECTLLAGLPKAPSTYSPFEHPEAAKRRRATVLARMVDVGMLAQPAAKKAADSALGLIPPERRRTTGQYYLEYVQQQLEAQYGADLVFKGGMHVYTTLSPVMQVKAERSLREGLKALESRRVAATKDKTPAAPERVPERPEGALLAIDPQTGYIKAMVGGYDFFKSEFNRAVQARRQPGSAFKAFVYLAALEAGQTPASVVDDSPIEFPAGRNGKPWKPDNYDRKFRGPITYQQALEESVNVAAVKVLEKNGIRRAVDIARRMGVESPLGENLSIALGTSDLTLLEITSAYGALANHGSWMRPTAIRYVLDSQRKLLEENTPQGKQVVSPELAYVMTYMLRGTIERGTGAAARALARPAAAKTGTTNDYSNAWFIGFTPQLVTGVWVGYDRPRSLGKDETGSRVAVPIWTAFMQNALTGTPVEDFPIPERVVLVPVDLSAGGGCQRPVTMAFIAGTEPKETCGPVRYAPGVSPPRIEPPVLPGPATPGASVSPAVPIAPAPSTGPAAPAGPALPPRPSAAQPPQS